A window of Microcystis aeruginosa FD4 contains these coding sequences:
- a CDS encoding serine hydrolase, producing the protein MNFFHTEDHLQQFGTDILATTWREFPQLAQEQIALTWIVYDPPVIVNTGGAISHEEFWKYSPRGFSYRGQERTYPASLVKLFYLVAIHEWLEGGMIPESSELNRAIRDMIVDSSNDATSLVVDLVTGTTSGPEIAAGPFETWKQQRNIVNRYFQSLSWPELATINVNQKTWSDGSYGRERAFLGELMENRNMLTSNAVARLIHTIIGGIAVSSQRSQMMMSLLKRSLNPADWTSQGDDTQILGFLGQGLPENSQIWSKAGWTSQVRHDAAYIEIPHHTPYLLVVFTEGKDNSQNRSILPFISQKVAEKIMQFN; encoded by the coding sequence ATGAACTTTTTTCATACTGAAGACCACCTCCAACAGTTCGGTACAGATATTTTAGCAACAACTTGGCGAGAATTTCCCCAATTAGCTCAAGAACAAATTGCCCTAACTTGGATAGTATATGATCCTCCTGTTATCGTCAACACGGGGGGAGCAATTTCTCACGAAGAATTCTGGAAATATTCCCCCCGCGGATTTAGCTATCGCGGACAAGAAAGAACCTATCCCGCTAGTTTAGTGAAATTATTTTATCTAGTAGCAATTCATGAGTGGTTAGAGGGTGGAATGATTCCCGAAAGCAGCGAATTAAATCGCGCCATTCGTGACATGATTGTTGACTCTAGTAATGATGCTACCAGTTTAGTTGTAGATCTGGTCACGGGAACCACTAGCGGTCCAGAAATTGCTGCCGGTCCTTTTGAAACTTGGAAGCAACAACGCAACATAGTTAATCGTTATTTTCAATCCCTAAGTTGGCCAGAATTAGCGACAATTAACGTTAATCAAAAAACTTGGTCTGATGGTTCCTATGGACGTGAACGCGCTTTTTTAGGGGAGTTAATGGAGAATCGCAATATGTTAACTAGCAATGCAGTGGCGCGTTTAATTCATACTATTATCGGGGGAATTGCGGTTTCTTCCCAACGTTCCCAGATGATGATGTCTTTACTAAAACGCAGTCTTAATCCTGCTGATTGGACAAGTCAAGGAGATGATACACAAATCTTAGGATTTTTGGGACAAGGATTACCAGAAAATAGTCAAATTTGGTCAAAAGCTGGTTGGACAAGTCAAGTACGTCACGATGCAGCCTATATTGAAATTCCCCATCATACTCCCTATCTTTTGGTGGTATTTACCGAGGGAAAAGATAACAGTCAAAATCGCTCAATTTTACCTTTTATTTCCCAGAAAGTAGCCGAGAAAATTATGCAGTTCAATTAA
- a CDS encoding ParA family protein has translation MTFNPSHCHNEREVESKLIVQYLLPKLGYNAEHWYQQVSFGKVRLDFLVSAQKPINKRQFFPSHCLIIEAKNPREKLINHRHRLGYYLNYFKVQWGLLTNGYEIQLYRRKPDRIYPVFRCSGLEIASHLEQLKSLIGYETLSLGIPPLNSPTINHRNPMKTIAIYHHKGGVGKTTVATNLAAALSKKGKRVLLIDIDAQANSTFAVGLIKFQFDDDDDLKDKNVFHLLNDGDITFVPSVVRKSQGFNHPEIDVIPAHISLIEKQTTLTRYGTSNTRLSKKLDKVRDDYDFVIIDTPPSLDFYAQAGLIASDYLIIPSDLKPFSNQGLNSVKNFIKEAINESRENLGKEPLKILGVLPSKISTHAQYLKHTFPQHKQVIPDKYGLPLMDSTISERMPLSRCINQYVTVGSLQIPAPQSIIDYAANQADAGVSAAEFQALALEVLAKIGVK, from the coding sequence GTGACTTTCAATCCTAGCCATTGTCATAACGAAAGGGAAGTGGAGAGTAAATTAATCGTCCAGTATTTACTCCCAAAACTAGGCTACAATGCCGAACATTGGTATCAACAAGTTAGCTTCGGTAAAGTACGCTTAGATTTCCTTGTTTCCGCTCAAAAACCTATCAATAAAAGGCAGTTTTTTCCCTCTCACTGTCTAATTATCGAGGCTAAAAATCCCAGAGAAAAGCTCATCAATCATCGTCACCGCTTAGGTTATTATCTCAACTACTTTAAAGTGCAGTGGGGATTATTAACCAACGGCTATGAGATTCAACTTTATCGAAGAAAACCCGATAGAATTTATCCAGTTTTTAGATGTTCTGGGTTAGAAATTGCCTCTCACTTAGAACAGTTAAAATCTCTGATTGGCTACGAAACCTTATCCCTAGGTATTCCACCGCTAAATTCTCCAACAATCAACCACAGAAACCCTATGAAAACCATCGCAATTTATCATCATAAAGGTGGTGTTGGTAAAACCACCGTCGCTACCAATCTAGCGGCAGCTTTGAGTAAAAAAGGCAAGCGAGTATTATTAATTGATATTGATGCTCAAGCTAATAGTACCTTTGCCGTTGGTTTAATTAAGTTTCAATTCGATGATGACGATGATTTAAAAGATAAAAATGTCTTTCATTTACTAAATGATGGAGACATAACTTTTGTGCCAAGTGTTGTCAGAAAATCTCAGGGATTTAACCATCCAGAAATCGATGTAATTCCCGCTCATATTAGCTTAATTGAAAAACAAACTACCCTAACCAGATACGGAACCTCTAACACAAGATTATCGAAAAAATTAGATAAAGTTAGAGATGATTATGACTTTGTTATTATTGACACACCGCCATCCTTAGATTTTTATGCTCAAGCTGGTTTGATTGCCTCTGACTATCTGATAATTCCTTCCGATCTTAAACCATTTTCTAATCAAGGTTTAAATAGTGTAAAAAATTTTATCAAGGAAGCAATTAACGAAAGTCGTGAAAATTTAGGTAAAGAACCCCTAAAAATTTTGGGTGTTTTACCTTCCAAAATTTCTACCCACGCTCAATACTTAAAACACACATTTCCCCAACACAAACAAGTGATTCCAGACAAATATGGTTTACCTTTGATGGACTCGACTATCTCGGAAAGAATGCCTTTATCTCGCTGTATAAATCAATACGTTACCGTGGGAAGTTTACAAATTCCTGCCCCCCAATCTATAATCGATTATGCCGCAAATCAAGCTGATGCGGGAGTATCGGCGGCAGAATTTCAAGCCTTAGCACTGGAAGTTTTAGCTAAAATAGGAGTTAAGTAA
- a CDS encoding chromosome partitioning protein ParB, which yields MWDFLLIDLQDVVATKERSYFPETDLQNLANLIVAMKGLMRPVILKKIGFERFQIIEGNLEYYACLIAKEKERSLETINAFVVDKEAENIALQQMQLLSPDKIIDNPLELRMSNLEKRLETQLQAIREEYQKEIKRLEEKIIVPPPPPHPKPILELLNTCDANQLKKAGIPPASVNDFLKKRSEKPFDSVEDIQRGVTGIGQVRLAKLIDYLLTYN from the coding sequence ATGTGGGATTTTTTACTAATTGATTTACAGGACGTGGTAGCTACTAAAGAGCGTTCTTATTTTCCAGAAACAGATTTACAAAACTTAGCTAATCTTATTGTAGCAATGAAGGGCTTAATGCGTCCTGTCATTCTCAAAAAAATTGGCTTTGAACGCTTCCAGATTATTGAGGGAAATTTAGAGTATTATGCCTGTTTAATTGCTAAAGAAAAAGAACGCAGCCTAGAAACTATTAACGCTTTTGTGGTTGATAAAGAAGCGGAGAATATCGCTTTACAGCAAATGCAGTTATTATCTCCAGATAAAATAATAGATAATCCTCTAGAATTGAGGATGAGTAATCTTGAAAAACGATTAGAAACCCAGTTACAAGCAATCCGAGAGGAGTACCAAAAAGAAATCAAAAGACTGGAAGAAAAAATTATTGTTCCTCCTCCTCCTCCTCATCCTAAGCCAATTTTAGAGCTTTTGAATACCTGTGATGCTAATCAACTTAAAAAAGCGGGAATTCCACCTGCATCTGTTAATGACTTTCTGAAAAAACGTTCAGAAAAGCCCTTTGATTCTGTGGAAGATATACAGCGAGGAGTGACAGGAATTGGGCAAGTAAGGTTGGCTAAACTTATCGATTATTTGCTGACTTACAATTAA
- a CDS encoding Uma2 family endonuclease, which produces MITTPVIAASLIIPPLENGDKLTRWEFERRYQGMPHLKKAELIEGIVYMASPLRFESHAEPHANMIGWLALYKAATPGVRLGDNATVRLDIDNEPQPDALLRIEKGGQSTISQDDYVEGAPELIVEIAASSASYDVHQKLNVYRRNQVQEYLVWRFYEQEIDWFRLQAGEYIKLEPDSDGIIRSQIFPGLWLDKNALLMGDLGKVLVILQRGLETAEHRDFVNKLTANHS; this is translated from the coding sequence ATGATAACTACCCCAGTAATAGCTGCTTCTTTAATAATTCCTCCCCTAGAAAACGGCGATAAATTAACTCGATGGGAATTTGAACGACGTTATCAAGGGATGCCCCATCTCAAAAAAGCGGAATTAATTGAAGGAATTGTTTATATGGCATCTCCCCTCAGATTTGAAAGTCACGCCGAGCCTCATGCTAATATGATCGGATGGTTAGCTCTCTATAAAGCGGCGACTCCTGGTGTTAGATTGGGTGATAATGCCACCGTGAGATTAGATATTGATAACGAACCCCAACCGGATGCCCTATTAAGAATTGAAAAGGGAGGACAATCGACAATTAGTCAAGATGATTATGTAGAAGGCGCGCCGGAATTAATTGTCGAAATTGCCGCTTCTAGTGCTTCCTACGATGTGCATCAAAAATTAAATGTCTATCGTCGCAATCAAGTCCAAGAATACCTAGTCTGGCGGTTTTATGAACAAGAAATTGATTGGTTTCGGCTACAGGCAGGAGAATATATTAAACTAGAACCCGATAGTGATGGCATAATACGCTCCCAAATCTTCCCCGGTTTATGGCTAGATAAAAACGCTTTATTAATGGGCGACTTAGGAAAAGTTTTAGTGATTTTACAGCGAGGGTTAGAAACAGCAGAACATCGAGATTTTGTCAATAAACTAACTGCCAATCACAGCTAG
- a CDS encoding FAD-binding domain-containing protein, whose protein sequence is MSNLILFWHRRDLRLSDNIGLSKARERSPKIIGVFCLDPAILEGDDIAPARVAYLLGCLEELAKNYRQKGSQLLIIRGNPSQTLVNLASNLSAKAVFFNLDIEPYARQRDQQVIAALQTKGIEVETFWDQLLHAPGQVLTLSKSPYTVYTPFWKNWSQLAKASPKTLENLQGLDENEGEKLTETINLPTLENLGFTWQNPLPLTPGEKAANSRLEEFCQGVINNYQEDRNFPSVDGTSRLSAALKFGAIGIRTIWTATLELLENCRAQEAKDGIITWQQELAWREFYQHCLYFFPELAVGAYRTEFRHFPWQDNEEHFQAWCEGKTGYPIVDAAMRQLNETGWMHNRCRMIVASFLTKDLIINWQKGEKYFMQKLFDGDLAANNGGWQWSASSGMDPKPLRIFNPASQTQKFDPEGEYIRQWLPELASVDTEYLVTGKIPHLERHRCGYPEPIVDHNQQQKEFKRLYSNQKLKR, encoded by the coding sequence ATGTCAAATCTAATCCTTTTCTGGCATCGTCGCGATTTACGTCTCTCGGACAATATTGGACTTAGTAAAGCTAGGGAACGTAGTCCGAAAATTATCGGGGTTTTCTGCCTCGATCCTGCTATTTTAGAAGGAGATGATATCGCCCCTGCTAGAGTTGCCTATCTCCTCGGTTGTCTAGAGGAATTAGCCAAAAATTATCGCCAAAAAGGTAGTCAATTACTGATTATTCGCGGCAACCCCAGTCAAACACTCGTCAACTTAGCCAGCAATTTATCTGCAAAAGCAGTTTTTTTTAACCTCGATATCGAACCCTATGCGCGTCAACGGGATCAACAGGTAATCGCTGCTTTACAAACAAAAGGAATTGAGGTAGAAACCTTCTGGGATCAACTTCTCCACGCTCCAGGGCAAGTCCTCACCCTCTCAAAAAGCCCCTACACCGTATATACTCCTTTTTGGAAAAATTGGAGCCAATTAGCCAAAGCCAGCCCCAAAACCCTAGAAAACCTGCAAGGATTAGACGAAAATGAGGGGGAGAAACTCACAGAAACTATTAACTTACCAACCCTAGAAAATTTAGGTTTTACTTGGCAAAATCCCTTACCCCTCACCCCCGGAGAAAAGGCCGCCAATAGCAGATTAGAAGAATTTTGTCAAGGGGTTATTAACAATTATCAAGAAGATCGTAACTTCCCCTCTGTCGATGGCACCTCGCGCTTGAGTGCCGCTTTAAAATTTGGGGCGATTGGCATTCGCACAATTTGGACGGCAACCCTAGAGTTATTAGAAAATTGCCGCGCCCAGGAAGCAAAAGATGGTATTATCACTTGGCAGCAAGAGTTAGCCTGGCGGGAATTTTACCAGCATTGTCTCTATTTTTTCCCAGAATTGGCGGTCGGTGCTTATAGAACAGAATTTCGTCATTTTCCTTGGCAGGATAACGAAGAACATTTTCAAGCTTGGTGTGAGGGAAAAACCGGCTATCCCATCGTTGACGCGGCGATGCGACAATTAAATGAAACAGGATGGATGCACAATCGTTGTCGCATGATCGTGGCGAGTTTTTTAACCAAAGACTTAATTATTAACTGGCAAAAAGGCGAAAAATACTTCATGCAGAAACTTTTTGATGGCGATTTAGCCGCTAATAATGGTGGTTGGCAGTGGAGTGCCTCTAGTGGCATGGATCCGAAACCTTTAAGAATTTTTAATCCCGCTAGTCAGACACAAAAATTCGATCCAGAAGGGGAATATATTCGTCAATGGTTGCCGGAATTAGCTTCCGTAGATACGGAATATTTAGTAACCGGGAAAATCCCCCATTTAGAAAGACATCGTTGTGGTTATCCTGAGCCAATTGTCGATCATAATCAACAACAAAAAGAATTCAAACGACTCTATAGTAATCAGAAGCTAAAACGGTAA
- a CDS encoding efflux RND transporter permease subunit: MKESWRERLNISRIAINAPRLTIAFWLAVAMAGILAFSSLKYALFPDISFPVVIINAQADLATAITTEQQLTKPLENPLFSLPGRRDVSSTTSSGQSVISIFFKIGTNLDKATAAVKQAISQVPLPPQATTEVIPVDLNESATVTYALVSEQKTLEELSQIAQDYLIPPLKALPGTAKVNLLGQGTVREDNPHKSLTRPLPTLVRFNGQEAIAVQVIKKGAANSLDLAAQAEKRVKDIAQKLPDVKIILAETQAEYIRAALQGTIDDLLLAVLLSVLVILIFLGSFAATIISALVIPLSLLGTFIIMAIYGFNLETLTLLALALVIGIVVDDAIVDVENISRLIDAGETPKNAALKGTREIGLAVTASTLTIVAVFIPVAFMGGAVGQFFQPFGLTVSAAVIFSLLIARTLSPVLAVYWLKPQSQAKMTKQKRPVENAYRRLLNWSLRHRLLVIAIALITFLAGIALIPFISRGFIPRLDRGEFNLVYTSPLPKITQISPNKPTAKSSSDSFAWISQLASSPESFLLRRTIRDGSKLEAPILGDGEVESTFMIAGLRGEPNRGKIHIKLKSDRQSHTSAVQQRIRQILPTIRGVNVSIEDIPFVQTEAEKPIQIAIKSDDLQLLRDSAEKLRVEAAKIAGLKDISLSSRLNERGDFLAIERLNGQQAIFLSANLSPDLGLEDAAIKIEGIPLPEGITLQRWGTSSQSSDVLGSFGRTLILATILMLGVLWLLFRRLLETIVIALCLPLAIVGAMLGLLVTGSEFSMISLIGFIFLLGLLDKNAVLLLDYTNQLRQQGWSREQAVLETGMIRLRPILMTTCSTILGMIPIALGLGTGAELRQPMAMVIVGGLVTSSLLSLIVVPVLYLSLEDVWNQIKAGQK, translated from the coding sequence ATGAAAGAATCATGGCGAGAACGTCTGAATATCTCTCGAATAGCGATTAATGCCCCGAGGTTAACCATTGCTTTCTGGTTAGCGGTGGCCATGGCGGGAATTTTGGCTTTTAGTTCCCTAAAATACGCTCTTTTCCCTGATATCAGCTTTCCAGTCGTAATAATTAACGCCCAAGCGGATTTAGCTACTGCTATCACCACGGAACAGCAATTAACTAAACCCCTAGAAAATCCTCTTTTCTCTCTCCCCGGTCGTCGTGATGTTTCCTCGACTACTTCCTCCGGACAGTCAGTAATCAGCATTTTCTTTAAAATTGGCACAAATTTAGACAAGGCCACCGCAGCAGTTAAACAGGCTATCTCGCAAGTCCCTTTACCACCTCAAGCTACCACAGAAGTTATCCCCGTTGATTTAAATGAGTCGGCAACAGTCACCTATGCGCTGGTGAGTGAGCAGAAAACTCTAGAAGAATTAAGCCAAATCGCCCAAGATTATTTAATTCCGCCCTTAAAAGCTCTCCCAGGTACGGCTAAAGTTAATTTACTCGGTCAAGGTACAGTTAGGGAAGATAATCCCCATAAAAGCTTAACCCGACCATTGCCCACGCTGGTGCGCTTTAATGGCCAAGAGGCAATCGCAGTGCAGGTAATCAAAAAAGGTGCCGCCAATAGTCTCGATCTGGCCGCCCAAGCAGAAAAACGGGTTAAAGACATAGCACAAAAACTGCCCGATGTCAAGATAATTTTAGCTGAAACCCAAGCGGAATATATTCGCGCTGCCCTACAAGGCACGATCGATGATTTACTCTTGGCAGTTTTGCTGTCGGTGCTGGTGATATTGATATTTTTAGGCAGTTTCGCCGCTACAATCATTTCTGCTCTGGTTATCCCCCTATCTCTTTTGGGGACTTTCATTATCATGGCAATCTATGGGTTTAATCTGGAAACCCTGACGCTGCTGGCCCTCGCTTTGGTGATTGGCATTGTCGTGGATGATGCGATCGTTGATGTGGAGAATATTTCCCGTTTAATCGACGCGGGGGAAACCCCGAAAAATGCGGCACTCAAGGGGACAAGGGAGATCGGATTAGCTGTCACTGCTTCCACTTTAACCATTGTTGCCGTGTTTATACCCGTCGCTTTTATGGGGGGTGCGGTGGGACAGTTTTTCCAACCCTTCGGTTTAACTGTCTCGGCTGCGGTGATTTTTTCTCTGTTGATCGCCAGAACTTTATCGCCCGTTTTGGCAGTATATTGGCTGAAACCGCAGTCACAGGCAAAAATGACGAAACAAAAGCGACCGGTTGAGAATGCCTATCGACGGCTCTTAAACTGGTCATTGCGTCATCGTTTGCTGGTCATTGCTATCGCCCTAATTACCTTTTTGGCGGGTATTGCCCTGATTCCTTTCATTTCTAGGGGATTTATTCCCCGACTCGATCGCGGCGAGTTTAATCTGGTTTATACTTCTCCTTTGCCGAAAATAACGCAAATTAGTCCTAATAAACCGACGGCTAAGAGTTCTAGCGATAGTTTCGCTTGGATTTCCCAGTTAGCGAGTTCTCCCGAAAGTTTTCTCCTGCGTCGCACTATCCGCGATGGCAGCAAATTAGAAGCGCCGATTTTGGGGGATGGGGAAGTGGAATCGACTTTTATGATCGCCGGTTTACGGGGAGAGCCGAATCGTGGCAAAATTCACATTAAACTGAAGAGCGATCGGCAATCTCACACCAGTGCCGTGCAGCAACGGATTCGGCAAATTTTACCGACAATTAGAGGGGTGAATGTCAGTATCGAGGACATTCCTTTTGTGCAGACGGAAGCGGAAAAGCCGATCCAAATTGCGATTAAAAGCGATGATTTGCAGCTGTTGCGCGATAGTGCCGAGAAATTGCGGGTTGAGGCCGCTAAAATCGCCGGTTTAAAGGATATTTCCCTATCATCTAGATTAAATGAGCGGGGGGATTTTTTGGCGATCGAGCGTTTAAATGGTCAACAGGCGATTTTTCTCAGTGCTAATCTTAGTCCGGATTTAGGATTAGAAGATGCGGCCATTAAAATTGAAGGGATTCCTTTACCGGAAGGGATAACTTTACAGCGTTGGGGTACTTCTTCTCAAAGTAGCGATGTTTTGGGCAGTTTTGGTCGCACTTTAATCCTAGCGACAATTTTAATGTTAGGAGTTTTATGGTTATTATTCAGAAGACTGTTAGAAACTATCGTCATCGCTTTATGTTTACCTTTAGCGATTGTGGGGGCAATGTTGGGGTTATTGGTAACGGGTAGTGAGTTTAGTATGATTTCTCTGATCGGGTTTATCTTCCTCTTGGGATTACTTGATAAAAACGCTGTGTTATTGCTGGATTATACTAACCAATTGCGTCAACAGGGTTGGAGTCGGGAGCAAGCGGTTTTAGAGACGGGAATGATTAGGTTAAGACCGATTTTAATGACCACTTGTTCGACAATTTTAGGCATGATTCCGATCGCTTTGGGATTGGGTACTGGTGCGGAATTGCGGCAACCCATGGCGATGGTAATTGTGGGAGGTTTAGTCACTTCTTCCCTGTTGAGTTTAATTGTTGTGCCTGTGTTATATCTAAGTTTAGAGGATGTTTGGAACCAGATTAAAGCCGGTCAAAAGTAG
- a CDS encoding DUF4347 domain-containing protein: protein MTSPLLPILPAVDDVLFNFAESDGLSQVNQVNSARNQGLTAPELNTVVFLDAGVTDYQSLQAGVILGIATVILSPNQDGIEQITAFLQQNPQITTIHLVSHGAPGCLYLGNCQLNLTNIYDYRQQLQSWAKDISKNL from the coding sequence ATGACTTCTCCCCTGTTGCCGATTCTTCCTGCTGTTGACGATGTTTTGTTCAATTTTGCTGAATCTGATGGCTTGAGTCAAGTTAATCAGGTGAATAGTGCGAGAAATCAGGGTTTAACCGCACCGGAATTAAATACTGTGGTTTTCCTCGATGCTGGTGTTACCGATTATCAAAGTCTCCAAGCTGGGGTAATCCTCGGAATCGCCACCGTTATTCTCTCCCCCAATCAAGACGGAATCGAACAAATCACTGCTTTTTTACAACAAAATCCCCAGATTACCACCATTCACCTCGTTTCTCATGGTGCGCCAGGATGCTTATATTTAGGGAATTGTCAACTCAATTTAACAAATATTTACGATTACCGCCAACAGTTACAGAGTTGGGCAAAAGACATCTCCAAAAATTTATAA